One segment of Marvinbryantia formatexigens DSM 14469 DNA contains the following:
- the pepF gene encoding oligoendopeptidase F — MIINKAYFLIIISGGSYKMKRCEQKIEDTWNMQDMYENEELMAQDVEKLRELMKEFASRQNSLAKSGEQLLRALKLQEEMNCLYEKLHVYANQKYHEDTAEAKYQKLSGEMQILGTELSGCTAWLEPELLALPQQKLAEFFAETPELADYRWVVEQIVRQREHVLDVQTEELLAKLSELGQAPANIFSMFNNADIRFPDAVDSAGNAHPLTQGNYIPMLKDSDRVLRRSAFTALYGVYAQYCNTLAATYYANAKQADIFAKQHKFAGAMEQALSANAIPMAVYENLVKTIREHLPLMHRYTGLRKKMLGLDELHMYDNYVPIVEMPQKKYPFAEAKEIVKKALAPLGEDYTALLQEGFDNRWIDVYENEGKRTGAYSWGAYGTHPYVLLNYQGTLNAVFTLAHEMGHALHSWHSDHRQPYRYAGYRIFVAEVASTCNEALLIHYLLENSSDETERNYLINYFLDQFKGTMYRQTMFAEFEMMTHRDIVQEGGVLTAEKLCGIYHKLNKDYFGEQMVSDEEIQYEWARIPHFYTPFYVYQYATGFAAAIAISSKILAGEPGIVEKYKEFLSGGSSMDPIDLLKICGVDMSSPEPVAAALRVFEEYLGMLEKGSLAK; from the coding sequence ATGATTATCAACAAAGCTTACTTTTTGATTATTATCAGCGGAGGGTCTTATAAAATGAAGCGATGTGAGCAGAAAATCGAAGATACCTGGAATATGCAGGATATGTATGAAAATGAAGAATTAATGGCGCAGGATGTGGAGAAACTGCGGGAGCTGATGAAGGAGTTTGCGTCCCGGCAGAATAGTCTGGCCAAGAGCGGAGAACAGCTTTTGCGGGCATTGAAGCTGCAGGAAGAAATGAACTGTCTGTATGAAAAGCTCCATGTCTACGCGAATCAGAAATACCATGAGGACACGGCGGAGGCGAAGTACCAGAAGCTGAGCGGCGAGATGCAGATTCTTGGAACAGAGCTTTCAGGGTGTACTGCCTGGCTGGAACCGGAGCTGCTTGCGCTGCCGCAGCAGAAACTTGCGGAATTTTTTGCAGAGACGCCGGAGCTTGCGGATTACCGCTGGGTGGTGGAGCAGATCGTCCGTCAGCGGGAGCATGTGCTGGATGTGCAGACGGAGGAGCTGCTGGCGAAGCTTTCGGAGCTTGGACAGGCGCCGGCAAATATCTTCTCCATGTTTAATAATGCAGACATCCGCTTCCCGGACGCGGTGGACAGCGCTGGAAATGCGCATCCGCTCACGCAGGGAAACTACATTCCCATGCTGAAGGACAGCGACCGGGTGCTGCGCAGATCGGCGTTTACGGCGCTTTACGGCGTATATGCGCAGTATTGCAACACGCTTGCGGCAACCTACTACGCAAATGCGAAGCAGGCGGATATTTTTGCGAAGCAGCACAAATTTGCCGGAGCGATGGAGCAGGCGCTTAGCGCAAATGCGATTCCGATGGCGGTTTACGAAAATCTTGTAAAAACCATCCGTGAGCATCTGCCGCTGATGCACCGCTATACCGGGCTTCGCAAAAAGATGCTTGGGCTGGATGAATTGCATATGTACGACAATTATGTGCCGATCGTGGAGATGCCGCAGAAAAAATATCCTTTTGCGGAGGCAAAGGAGATTGTGAAAAAGGCGCTTGCTCCGTTGGGAGAGGATTACACGGCGCTCCTGCAGGAGGGCTTTGACAACCGTTGGATCGACGTTTATGAGAACGAAGGAAAACGCACCGGCGCCTATTCGTGGGGCGCTTACGGAACACATCCGTATGTTCTCCTGAACTACCAGGGGACACTCAATGCGGTGTTTACGCTGGCGCATGAAATGGGTCATGCCCTGCATAGCTGGCATTCCGATCACAGGCAGCCCTACCGTTACGCCGGATACCGCATTTTTGTGGCGGAGGTGGCTTCCACCTGCAATGAGGCGCTGCTGATCCACTATCTGCTGGAAAACAGCAGCGATGAGACGGAGCGGAATTATCTGATTAATTATTTCCTGGATCAGTTTAAGGGAACGATGTACCGCCAGACGATGTTTGCGGAATTTGAGATGATGACGCACCGCGATATCGTGCAGGAGGGAGGCGTCCTGACTGCCGAAAAGCTCTGCGGCATCTATCATAAGCTGAATAAGGATTACTTTGGCGAACAGATGGTTTCAGATGAGGAGATCCAGTATGAATGGGCGCGGATCCCGCATTTTTACACGCCGTTTTATGTATACCAGTATGCGACCGGTTTTGCAGCGGCAATCGCGATCAGCAGCAAAATACTGGCAGGTGAGCCGGGCATTGTGGAAAAATACAAGGAATTTTTAAGCGGCGGCAGCTCAATGGATCCGATCGACCTCCTGAAGATATGCGGCGTGGATATGTCCTCTCCGGAGCCGGTGGCGGCTGCGCTCAGGGTATTTGAGGAGTACCTGGGGATGCTGGAGAAGGGCAGTCTGGCAAAGTAA
- a CDS encoding mannitol dehydrogenase family protein yields MQLNEQGLTNRQEWLDKGYSLPEFDREAVKAKTKEAPRWIHFGAGNIFRAFQANVLQGLLNKGIWDSGLVVAEGFDYEIVEKMNIPHDGYTVLVTLKVDGTVEKTVVGSVVESLTVNPQNTADFDRLKEIFRADSLQMVSFTITEKGYSLVNGAGELLPAVKADMEKGPKQADSYIGKVAALLYERYLDGQKPVAMVSMDNCSHNGDKLYAAIDKLARVWAENGVAEAGFVDYVNDKSKVSFPWTMIDKITPRPNAKVEEILRADGLEELEPVITSKNTYIAPFVNAEECQYLVIEDSFPNGRPNLEEGGIIFTERETVDKVEKMKVCTCLNPLHTSLAVYGCLLGYELISEEMKNPVLKKMVETIGYKEGLPVVVNPGILDPEKFIGEVINTRLPNPFMPDTPQRIATDTSQKLAIRFGETIKAYAASDKLNVADLKLIPLVLAGWVRYLMAIDDKGNAFTLSPDPLLTTVCPHVEGIKLGETEGVEEKIRPILENQAIFGVDLYALGIAPLVVSYFKELIAGPGAVAATLEKYVNA; encoded by the coding sequence ATGCAGTTAAACGAACAGGGTTTGACAAACAGACAGGAATGGCTGGATAAGGGGTATAGCCTTCCGGAGTTCGACCGCGAGGCGGTTAAGGCAAAAACAAAGGAGGCGCCGCGCTGGATTCATTTCGGAGCGGGCAATATCTTCCGCGCATTCCAGGCAAATGTGCTCCAGGGACTTCTGAATAAGGGAATCTGGGACAGCGGTCTGGTAGTTGCAGAAGGCTTTGACTATGAAATTGTAGAAAAAATGAATATTCCGCACGATGGCTACACCGTTCTGGTGACGCTGAAGGTGGACGGCACCGTGGAAAAGACCGTGGTAGGCAGCGTTGTGGAATCTCTTACGGTAAATCCGCAGAATACGGCAGATTTTGACAGACTGAAAGAAATCTTCCGCGCAGATTCCCTGCAGATGGTCAGCTTCACCATCACAGAGAAGGGCTACAGCCTGGTGAACGGAGCAGGCGAGCTGCTTCCGGCAGTGAAGGCAGACATGGAAAAAGGACCGAAGCAGGCGGACAGCTACATCGGAAAGGTAGCTGCGCTTCTTTATGAGAGATATCTGGACGGACAGAAGCCGGTTGCTATGGTGAGCATGGATAACTGCTCCCACAACGGAGACAAGCTGTACGCGGCAATCGACAAGCTGGCAAGAGTATGGGCGGAAAACGGCGTTGCAGAGGCAGGCTTTGTAGATTATGTAAACGATAAATCAAAGGTAAGCTTCCCGTGGACCATGATTGATAAAATCACACCGCGTCCGAATGCAAAGGTAGAAGAGATTCTGAGAGCAGACGGACTGGAGGAGCTTGAGCCGGTTATCACCTCCAAGAATACCTATATCGCACCGTTTGTAAATGCGGAAGAGTGCCAGTATCTGGTAATTGAAGATTCCTTCCCGAATGGCAGACCGAACCTGGAAGAGGGCGGCATCATCTTCACCGAGAGAGAAACCGTGGATAAAGTAGAGAAGATGAAAGTCTGCACCTGCTTAAACCCGCTGCATACCTCACTGGCTGTTTACGGTTGTCTGCTTGGCTATGAGCTGATCTCTGAAGAGATGAAGAACCCGGTTCTCAAGAAAATGGTTGAGACCATCGGTTACAAGGAAGGTCTTCCGGTAGTTGTAAATCCGGGCATCCTGGATCCAGAGAAATTTATCGGCGAAGTTATCAATACCAGACTGCCGAATCCGTTTATGCCGGATACACCGCAGCGTATTGCAACGGATACTTCACAGAAGCTGGCGATCCGTTTTGGCGAGACAATCAAGGCATACGCAGCTTCTGACAAGCTTAACGTGGCAGATCTGAAGCTGATTCCGCTTGTACTTGCAGGATGGGTACGCTATCTGATGGCAATCGACGATAAAGGAAATGCGTTCACACTCAGCCCGGATCCGCTTCTGACTACCGTTTGCCCGCATGTAGAGGGCATTAAGCTTGGCGAGACAGAGGGCGTGGAAGAGAAGATCCGTCCGATCCTGGAGAATCAGGCAATCTTCGGCGTAGATCTGTATGCACTTGGCATCGCTCCGCTGGTAGTTTCTTACTTCAAGGAACTGATCGCAGGACCGGGAGCTGTAGCTGCAACACTGGAGAAATACGTAAACGCATAG
- a CDS encoding metallopeptidase family protein: protein MVSFEKFQDMMEEILQTFPEEFFRELNGGVFARRHPKYHPEGINHDLFIMGEYCVQHHLGRFIVIYYGSFMQVYGYLSEEELAKQLRRVLLHEFRHHLESLAGEYDLEIEDAIEIAKYRERKKQ from the coding sequence ATGGTTTCCTTTGAGAAATTTCAAGATATGATGGAGGAAATCCTTCAGACCTTTCCGGAAGAGTTTTTCCGGGAGCTGAACGGCGGCGTTTTTGCGCGCAGACACCCGAAGTACCATCCGGAGGGAATCAATCACGACCTGTTTATTATGGGCGAATACTGTGTGCAGCACCACCTGGGGCGTTTTATTGTGATTTATTATGGATCTTTCATGCAGGTATATGGGTATTTGTCTGAAGAAGAACTGGCGAAGCAGCTGCGCAGGGTATTACTTCATGAATTCCGGCATCATCTGGAATCGCTTGCCGGAGAATATGATCTGGAGATTGAGGATGCGATAGAAATTGCAAAGTACCGGGAGCGGAAGAAGCAGTAG
- a CDS encoding DUF5107 domain-containing protein: protein MSELRFEKMNIRGANLGEESCVPDLLGEHILQNHLEFRLDESDEIYEGYGRRKNAYPYRQYNSYTRKLEEKEVKTAVLENRYLKAVFLPEYGGRLWELWDKQTGNNLLYTNDVLRFSNLAVRNAWFSGGVEWNVGIIGHNPYTTAPLYTATAKTGTGAPVLRMYEYERIRKVPYQMDFWLEEEDKALNCRVRIVNESDSVIPMYWWSNIAVPEYEGGHITVPAKKAFTYADGAVFKVDIPFVNGIDVTDYKKIPKSVDYFFDIDDRKPKYIANLNKDGYGLLHTSTQRLRSRKLFSWGNGQASDHWQEFLTEDAGRYVEIQAGIGKTQYGCIPMAPHTAWEWLEQYGPVKLEKNSSSHREREEQLTGMLEAAGIPESMEKKLRETASMAKSEAELVMTGSGYGALKKQGRWTEHLTFVMESDSLKQWSAFFETGVLHKPPVDRVPDEFLIEGDNLDFLVNTLETVNRENWYAYYQAGTGCFAGEDYDHAEKYLLRSWELEASAWACHGLACTYLLKGQRREAAAWMLEGLKIERGNVSYLKEALKILNLCGAYEETVTFFEEQGRETQEVGKLKFYYIIALHQLGKDEKAYKILEENGGLVMDDIREGEDSVAQLWSELHEKVCGVKAPVPYRYDFKAF from the coding sequence ATGTCAGAATTACGTTTTGAAAAAATGAATATACGTGGAGCAAATCTTGGAGAGGAATCCTGTGTGCCGGATCTGCTGGGCGAGCATATCCTTCAGAATCATCTGGAGTTTCGCCTGGATGAGAGCGATGAGATTTACGAGGGCTATGGGCGGAGAAAGAATGCCTATCCCTACCGGCAGTATAACAGCTATACAAGAAAGCTGGAAGAGAAAGAGGTAAAGACAGCCGTACTGGAAAACCGGTATTTAAAAGCAGTGTTTTTACCGGAATACGGCGGGCGGCTCTGGGAGCTGTGGGATAAGCAAACGGGCAATAATCTGCTGTATACGAATGATGTCCTGCGGTTCAGCAACCTTGCTGTAAGAAACGCCTGGTTCAGCGGCGGTGTAGAGTGGAATGTGGGAATCATAGGACATAACCCCTATACCACAGCGCCTCTGTATACTGCGACGGCGAAAACCGGGACCGGAGCGCCTGTTCTGCGCATGTACGAGTATGAGCGGATACGTAAGGTTCCGTATCAGATGGACTTCTGGCTGGAGGAGGAAGATAAGGCGTTAAACTGCAGAGTCAGGATTGTCAATGAAAGCGACAGCGTCATTCCGATGTACTGGTGGAGCAACATAGCGGTGCCAGAATATGAGGGCGGACATATAACGGTTCCGGCGAAAAAAGCATTTACTTATGCGGACGGCGCGGTTTTTAAGGTGGATATTCCCTTTGTGAATGGAATTGACGTTACAGATTATAAAAAGATTCCCAAATCGGTAGATTACTTTTTTGATATCGACGACCGGAAACCAAAGTATATTGCGAATTTAAACAAGGACGGTTATGGACTTTTACATACATCCACGCAGCGTCTGAGAAGCAGGAAGCTGTTTTCCTGGGGAAATGGACAGGCGTCTGACCACTGGCAGGAATTTCTGACAGAGGATGCGGGGCGCTATGTTGAAATCCAGGCGGGAATTGGAAAAACGCAGTACGGCTGCATTCCGATGGCCCCGCACACCGCCTGGGAATGGCTGGAGCAGTACGGTCCGGTGAAGCTGGAAAAGAACAGCTCTTCGCACCGGGAGAGAGAGGAGCAGCTTACCGGGATGCTGGAAGCCGCGGGCATCCCGGAGAGCATGGAGAAAAAACTGCGGGAGACGGCTTCAATGGCGAAGTCAGAAGCGGAGCTGGTGATGACGGGCAGCGGTTACGGAGCGCTGAAAAAACAGGGACGGTGGACAGAGCATCTGACGTTTGTCATGGAATCGGATTCTCTGAAACAGTGGAGCGCGTTCTTTGAAACCGGAGTGTTGCATAAGCCGCCGGTGGACCGTGTCCCGGACGAATTTCTGATTGAAGGGGACAACCTGGATTTTCTTGTAAATACGCTGGAGACCGTAAACAGAGAAAACTGGTATGCTTATTATCAGGCGGGAACCGGCTGCTTTGCCGGAGAGGATTATGATCACGCAGAGAAATATCTGCTGCGGTCCTGGGAGCTGGAAGCAAGTGCATGGGCCTGTCACGGACTTGCGTGTACGTATCTTCTGAAAGGACAGCGCCGCGAGGCGGCAGCATGGATGCTGGAAGGGCTGAAAATAGAGCGCGGAAATGTTTCTTATTTAAAAGAGGCTTTAAAAATTCTGAACCTGTGCGGAGCTTATGAAGAGACAGTTACTTTTTTTGAGGAACAGGGCAGAGAAACACAGGAAGTGGGAAAACTGAAATTTTATTATATCATTGCGCTGCATCAGCTTGGAAAAGACGAAAAAGCCTACAAAATTCTGGAAGAGAACGGAGGTCTTGTCATGGATGATATCCGTGAGGGCGAGGACTCTGTCGCCCAGCTCTGGAGCGAGCTGCACGAAAAGGTATGCGGCGTGAAAGCGCCGGTTCCGTACCGGTATGATTTTAAGGCGTTTTAG
- a CDS encoding sugar kinase gives MNLNLRPANECKFDAVSLGEVMLRLDPGEGRIRTARSFRAWEGGGEYNVVRGLRRCFGMKTAVITAFADNEVGKLMEDFILQGGVDTSLIKWMKTDGIGRICRNGLNFTERGFGIRGAVGCSDRANTAISKATPEDFDFDYIFGELGVRWLHTGGIYAALSEQSCETVLAAIKTAKKYGTVISYDLNYRPSMWSAIGGQAKAQEVNKEIAKYVDVMIGNEEDFTACLGFEIEGNDENLKELNLDGYKKMINEAAKTYPNFKAVATTLREVKTATVNDWSAICWADGEIYKAKDYKGLEIMDRVGGGDSFASGLVYGLMTTGDAELAVNYGAAHGALAMTTPGDTTMASKKEVEAIMGGAGARVQR, from the coding sequence ATGAATTTAAATTTAAGACCGGCAAATGAGTGCAAATTTGATGCAGTATCTCTGGGCGAGGTTATGCTTCGTCTTGACCCCGGTGAGGGAAGAATCCGCACCGCACGTTCGTTCCGTGCATGGGAAGGCGGCGGAGAATATAATGTAGTGCGTGGTCTGCGCAGATGCTTCGGCATGAAAACGGCTGTCATCACAGCGTTTGCAGACAACGAGGTTGGTAAGCTGATGGAGGATTTCATCCTGCAGGGCGGCGTTGATACGTCTCTTATTAAATGGATGAAAACAGACGGTATCGGCAGAATCTGCAGAAATGGTCTGAACTTCACAGAGAGAGGCTTCGGTATCCGCGGCGCGGTTGGATGCTCTGACCGTGCAAACACCGCAATCTCCAAAGCCACACCGGAGGATTTCGACTTCGATTATATCTTTGGCGAGCTGGGCGTGCGCTGGCTGCACACCGGCGGTATCTACGCGGCACTTTCCGAGCAGTCCTGTGAGACTGTTCTGGCAGCGATCAAGACAGCGAAGAAGTATGGTACCGTAATCTCTTACGATCTGAACTATCGTCCGTCCATGTGGAGCGCGATCGGCGGACAGGCAAAGGCGCAGGAAGTAAATAAAGAAATCGCGAAATACGTAGATGTTATGATCGGCAACGAGGAAGACTTTACCGCTTGCCTTGGCTTTGAGATCGAGGGCAACGACGAGAATCTGAAGGAGCTGAATCTGGACGGTTACAAGAAGATGATCAACGAGGCTGCAAAGACCTACCCGAACTTCAAGGCGGTTGCTACCACGCTTCGTGAGGTTAAGACGGCTACTGTAAACGACTGGAGCGCGATCTGCTGGGCAGACGGCGAGATCTACAAGGCAAAGGACTACAAGGGACTGGAGATCATGGACCGTGTAGGCGGCGGCGATTCCTTTGCATCCGGTCTTGTATATGGCCTGATGACCACCGGCGATGCAGAGCTGGCAGTAAACTACGGCGCAGCGCACGGCGCACTGGCGATGACCACACCGGGCGACACCACGATGGCAAGCAAGAAGGAAGTAGAAGCGATCATGGGCGGCGCAGGTGCGCGTGTGCAGAGATAA
- a CDS encoding MATE family efflux transporter, with protein MRTAEKTQKNGHGRLHGGAAGENITEGVIWKQLLIFFFPILIGTFFQQLYNTVDAVVVGRFAGKEALSSVGGSSSQIINLVVGFFTGLSSGATVIISQYFGAKKREELQRALHTAYAFAAWFGVLIGLAGVVLTPLLLTQMNTPAELMHDSVMYVRIYFAGLVFVLIYNMGSAILRAIGDSRRPLYYLIICCIINIVLDLALVLGLRLGVLGVAAATLFSQAVSAVLVTRALMYHTEEMELRLREIRIQKDMLGKMLRIGLPTGIQSSMYSISNVLLQASLNNLGVDTMAAWAAFGKIDSIVWMINGAFGISVTTFVGQNFGAGKWDRVRKGTRDCLLMTVGTEMALSALIVFVGQYLFGVFTSDAGVVQIGMRMVRIISPTYWLFAFIEIYSGSLRAQGSVLVTTIMTLVGVCLLRVIWVMFIVPNGTLEQLIACYPVTWVVTAGAMIIYYFYKQKRIVRSYTA; from the coding sequence ATGAGGACGGCGGAAAAGACACAGAAAAACGGACACGGCAGACTGCACGGAGGCGCGGCGGGAGAGAACATCACGGAGGGCGTTATCTGGAAGCAGCTTCTGATTTTTTTCTTCCCGATTTTGATCGGTACCTTTTTCCAGCAATTATATAATACGGTAGATGCGGTTGTGGTGGGCAGATTTGCCGGCAAGGAGGCGCTGTCCAGCGTGGGCGGCTCCTCCAGCCAGATCATCAATCTGGTAGTAGGATTTTTTACCGGGCTGTCCTCCGGGGCAACGGTCATCATCTCGCAGTATTTCGGTGCGAAAAAACGGGAGGAGCTTCAGCGGGCGCTCCATACCGCCTATGCCTTTGCTGCCTGGTTCGGAGTACTGATCGGGCTGGCTGGCGTGGTGCTGACGCCGCTGCTGCTTACGCAGATGAACACGCCGGCGGAGCTGATGCACGATTCTGTGATGTATGTGCGGATTTATTTTGCCGGGCTGGTGTTTGTGCTGATTTACAACATGGGCTCTGCAATTCTGCGTGCGATCGGTGATTCCAGAAGACCGCTCTATTATCTGATCATCTGCTGCATTATCAATATCGTGCTCGACCTTGCGCTGGTGCTTGGACTGCGCCTTGGCGTGCTCGGCGTGGCGGCTGCCACTCTGTTTTCCCAGGCGGTCAGCGCTGTGCTGGTTACGCGCGCACTGATGTACCATACAGAGGAAATGGAGCTGCGGCTGAGAGAGATCCGGATACAGAAGGACATGTTGGGCAAGATGCTGCGCATCGGACTTCCCACCGGTATTCAGTCGAGCATGTACAGCATTTCGAATGTGCTGTTGCAGGCATCCCTGAATAATCTTGGCGTAGATACAATGGCGGCATGGGCTGCTTTTGGAAAAATCGACAGCATTGTATGGATGATCAATGGAGCGTTCGGTATTTCGGTGACAACCTTTGTCGGACAAAATTTCGGCGCCGGAAAGTGGGATCGTGTGCGCAAGGGAACGCGGGACTGCCTGCTGATGACAGTGGGCACGGAGATGGCGCTCAGCGCGCTGATCGTATTTGTCGGGCAGTACCTGTTCGGCGTTTTTACGTCGGATGCCGGTGTTGTGCAGATCGGAATGCGTATGGTGCGGATTATTTCGCCTACCTACTGGCTGTTCGCGTTTATCGAGATCTATTCCGGCTCTTTGCGTGCACAGGGCAGCGTGCTGGTGACAACCATTATGACGCTGGTTGGCGTTTGCCTTCTGCGTGTGATCTGGGTGATGTTTATTGTGCCGAACGGAACGCTGGAGCAGCTTATCGCCTGCTATCCGGTTACCTGGGTGGTGACCGCAGGGGCGATGATCATTTATTATTTCTATAAGCAGAAGCGGATTGTACGGTCGTATACGGCGTAA
- the uxaC gene encoding glucuronate isomerase, producing MKPFMDKDFLLSTETAKKLYHNYAEVMPVLDYHCHLNPQEIAEDKHFENITEVWLGGDHYKWRQMRSNGVEEYYITGDAPAREKFQKWAETLEKLIGNPLYHWSHLELQRYFGYTGHLCADTAEEVWNLCNEKLAQPDMSARELIKRSGVTLVCTTDDPVDSLEWHEKIKADETFDVQVLPAWRPDKASGIEKPAFPDYVAKLSEVSGIPVKSFADLKKAIVNRMEYFNERGCSVSDHGLDYVMYAPASDEEIEEIFAKRLSGGTLSACEVAKYKTAFMIFAGREYHRLNWVMQLHYGVKRDNNSRMFGKIGPDTGFDCISNYTPADQLADFLNALASTDELPKTILYSLNPVDNAAIGTIIGCFQDSSAIGKIQQGSAWWFNDNKTGMMEQMTSLANLGMLSNFVGMLTDSRSFLSYPRHEYFRRILCELIGGWVENGEYPDDEKALEKIIKGISYNNAVRYFGFNL from the coding sequence ATGAAACCATTTATGGACAAAGATTTTCTGCTTTCCACAGAAACCGCAAAGAAACTGTATCACAATTACGCTGAGGTTATGCCTGTTCTCGACTACCACTGCCATCTGAATCCGCAGGAGATCGCGGAGGATAAGCATTTCGAGAATATCACAGAGGTGTGGCTCGGCGGCGACCACTACAAGTGGCGTCAGATGCGCTCAAACGGCGTAGAAGAGTATTATATCACCGGCGACGCTCCGGCGCGCGAGAAATTCCAGAAATGGGCGGAGACGCTGGAAAAACTGATTGGCAATCCGCTGTATCACTGGTCCCATCTGGAACTGCAGAGATACTTCGGCTATACCGGTCATCTCTGCGCCGATACTGCGGAAGAGGTATGGAATCTCTGCAACGAAAAGCTGGCACAGCCGGATATGAGCGCACGCGAGCTGATCAAACGCTCCGGCGTCACACTCGTATGCACCACCGACGACCCGGTAGATTCTCTGGAATGGCATGAAAAAATCAAGGCAGATGAGACCTTCGATGTGCAGGTGCTCCCGGCATGGCGTCCGGATAAGGCTTCCGGCATCGAGAAACCGGCGTTCCCGGATTACGTTGCAAAGCTTTCCGAAGTGAGCGGCATTCCGGTTAAGAGCTTCGCTGATTTAAAGAAGGCGATCGTAAACCGTATGGAATACTTCAATGAGAGAGGCTGCAGCGTTTCCGACCACGGTCTTGATTATGTGATGTACGCTCCGGCTTCCGATGAGGAGATTGAAGAAATCTTTGCAAAACGTCTCTCCGGCGGCACGCTTTCCGCCTGCGAGGTTGCAAAGTATAAGACCGCCTTTATGATTTTTGCCGGCAGGGAATATCATCGTCTGAACTGGGTAATGCAGCTTCATTATGGCGTAAAGCGCGATAATAATTCCCGCATGTTTGGCAAAATCGGTCCCGATACCGGTTTTGACTGCATCAGCAATTATACCCCGGCGGATCAGCTTGCTGATTTTCTGAACGCGCTTGCCTCCACCGATGAGCTTCCGAAGACGATTCTCTACTCCCTGAATCCGGTGGACAACGCGGCAATCGGCACCATCATCGGCTGCTTCCAGGATTCCTCCGCTATCGGCAAGATCCAGCAGGGCAGCGCATGGTGGTTCAACGACAACAAGACCGGCATGATGGAACAGATGACATCGCTGGCAAACCTCGGTATGCTCAGCAATTTTGTGGGTATGCTGACAGATTCCAGAAGCTTCCTCTCCTATCCGCGCCACGAATATTTCCGCCGCATTCTCTGCGAACTGATTGGCGGCTGGGTGGAAAACGGAGAATATCCGGATGATGAAAAAGCGCTGGAAAAGATCATCAAGGGCATCAGCTATAACAATGCTGTGAGATATTTCGGATTTAATCTGTAA
- a CDS encoding LacI family DNA-binding transcriptional regulator — MNIYDISKKAGVSIATVSRVMNGNARVSEKTRQKILDIIAENDYTPNAFARGLGLNTMQTIGLLCADSSDQFFSRAVYYLERALRANHYDAILSCTGPDYDTRTEYLKRLLAKKVDAVILIGSSFIEAVPERNRYIIEAAAEVPIIILNGYLKAPNVYCSLCDDQEIIQQAASACLEHGRQELLFLYRADSYSGRRKLEGFKEAFAAASLPLDSRRIVLFNGSIPETKEKLLSLASEGLTFDTVIAGDDELAIGALKYAKAMNFDIPSQFAIIGYNNSQLGICCEPELTSIDNQLEFCCNNAVAALMSVLDGKPAPGKTMLSANILQRGTTDFF; from the coding sequence ATGAATATTTACGATATATCGAAAAAAGCCGGTGTTTCCATTGCCACCGTGTCGCGTGTCATGAACGGAAATGCCCGCGTCAGCGAAAAGACCCGGCAGAAAATCCTGGACATTATCGCAGAAAATGATTATACGCCGAACGCTTTTGCGCGCGGGCTCGGTTTAAATACCATGCAGACTATCGGACTGCTCTGCGCGGATTCTTCCGACCAGTTTTTCTCCCGCGCAGTATATTATCTGGAGCGCGCGCTGCGCGCCAACCACTATGACGCCATTTTAAGCTGTACCGGTCCCGATTACGATACCCGTACGGAGTATCTGAAACGGCTGCTCGCCAAAAAAGTGGACGCCGTCATTTTAATCGGTTCCAGCTTTATCGAGGCGGTGCCGGAGCGCAACCGCTACATCATCGAGGCCGCCGCCGAGGTGCCCATCATTATTTTAAACGGCTATCTGAAAGCGCCGAATGTTTACTGCTCGCTCTGCGACGACCAGGAAATTATCCAGCAGGCCGCCTCTGCCTGTCTGGAGCACGGCAGGCAGGAGCTTCTTTTCCTCTACCGCGCGGATTCCTACAGCGGCAGACGCAAGCTGGAGGGCTTTAAGGAGGCATTCGCAGCCGCCTCTCTCCCGCTCGACTCCCGGCGCATCGTGCTGTTTAACGGCAGCATTCCGGAGACAAAGGAAAAGCTTCTCTCCCTTGCTTCCGAGGGGCTCACGTTCGACACGGTCATCGCCGGGGATGATGAGCTGGCAATCGGAGCGCTGAAATACGCCAAGGCTATGAATTTTGACATTCCATCGCAGTTTGCTATCATCGGCTACAACAATTCGCAGCTCGGCATCTGCTGCGAACCGGAGCTTACTTCAATAGATAATCAGCTTGAATTCTGCTGCAACAACGCAGTCGCCGCGCTGATGAGCGTGCTGGACGGCAAGCCTGCCCCCGGCAAGACCATGCTCTCCGCAAATATCCTGCAGCGTGGAACGACCGATTTCTTCTGA